The Methylacidimicrobium sp. B4 genome contains a region encoding:
- a CDS encoding universal stress protein produces MYKKILVAYDRSEGGRTALDEGLCLARSLGSECGVLWVVPPVPYFFFDIGREIEMQQEREEAFLAEIEKDVESASRRWGHSATLARKTGSPAFEIVRFAEEKGFELIVLGHSGHFGAWGRALGSVAARVSEEAACAVLIARVPRSVGTAQAGAESRDKAGTMADPATTRDVPPARS; encoded by the coding sequence ATGTACAAGAAAATCCTGGTCGCCTACGACCGTTCCGAAGGGGGAAGGACCGCCCTCGACGAGGGGCTCTGCTTGGCGCGCTCGCTCGGCAGCGAGTGCGGGGTGCTCTGGGTCGTTCCTCCCGTGCCTTATTTCTTCTTCGACATCGGCCGCGAGATCGAGATGCAGCAGGAGCGGGAGGAGGCTTTCCTCGCCGAGATCGAGAAGGATGTCGAATCGGCCTCTCGGCGATGGGGGCATTCCGCGACCCTTGCCCGAAAGACCGGGAGCCCCGCGTTCGAGATCGTCCGGTTTGCGGAGGAAAAAGGGTTCGAGCTGATCGTTCTCGGCCACAGCGGCCACTTCGGGGCCTGGGGGAGGGCTCTCGGCAGCGTCGCGGCTCGCGTCAGCGAAGAGGCGGCTTGCGCTGTCCTGATCGCGCGGGTGCCGCGGTCGGTGGGCACGGCTCAGGCCGGTGCGGAATCGCGCGACAAGGCCGGGACGATGGCCGATCCGGCTACAACTCGCGACGTCCCGCCAGCGCGTAGCTGA